One window of the Micromonas commoda chromosome 11, complete sequence genome contains the following:
- a CDS encoding predicted protein → MKRSGSRKNDESDDRGAPWDDNIPTHAGPDGDPRSTMSAKERAAHDRGTRRARITLVALVVFCCILKLTRPLYGPYIDRFGVNNDQSMMERFGSHLEERARRNNLDLNPRPWGHKPDKDEDEAKKRRRFEGNRGTQT, encoded by the coding sequence ATGAAGAGGAGTGGGTCTAGGAAGAACGATGAATCCGACGATCGAGGGGCTCCGTGGGACGATAATATCCCTACGCACGCCGGCCCCGATGGGGATCCGAGGTCGACCATGTCGGCAAAGGAGAGGGCTGCGCACGATCGAGGCACCCGTCGGGCGAGGATCACGCTGGTGGCGTTGGTCGTGTTCTGCTGCATCCTCAAGCTGACCAGGCCGCTGTACGGTCCTTATATCGATCGTTTCGGGGTAAACAACGATCAGAGCATGATGGAGAGGTTCGGGTCTCACCTGGAGGAGCGGGCGAGGCGGAACAACCTTGACCTGAACCCTCGCCCCTGGGGGCACAAGCCGGACaaggacgaagacgaggcAAAAAAGAGGAGGCGGTTTGAGGGAAACAGAGGGACGCAGACGTAG
- a CDS encoding predicted protein yields the protein MSNTSRPLGKTAPFLGVFLTTLIFLASGASAATCPTDGSAYDYSETVTGDTRTITYTACPNHAWKAINPNTAQYDGTQTIRVPAYPKIQNDGVTGVSTTSKRTMDLTAKGGVVGIFFSAAALYSPYGGGKYGQVKGFDNSATNAEDLTVCLGIDSNQRGCHSSQGSNSYHCHSAPTCLLQQLGQAANAHSPQIGWASDGFPLYGPYGKGGVAMKTCTVTGGKFGTDVCTNDDGGYYGELAGVDSYKFRYYIQGPVCSDSCANPIKDLPGADYHPHSPTGFYGCCPSGVTCSLAVAACTGTPADGYVSGFTPVAKTKLSTFCNACYSSGQGGSSVTTGSGCSAKSAGFTLATCPADGTGVNADSPSVKSAAAPFTGAAIILNIAMAVFVTMM from the exons ATGTCGAACACGTCGCGACCTCTGGGAAAAACCGCCCCTTTCCTGGGAGTCTTTTTAACAACGCTGATTTTCCTGGCGAGCGGCGcttccgccgcgacgtgcccGACCGACGGGAGCGCATATGACTACTCCGAGACTGTCACCGGTGATACCCGCACCATCACGTACACGGCGTGCCCCAATCACGCGTGGAAGGCCATCAACCCCAACACAGCGCAATACGACGGAACCCAAACTATCAGGGTCCCTGCTTACCCCAAGATTCAGAACGATGGCGTCACAGGCGTCTCGACCACAAGCAAGCGCACCATGGACCTCACAGCaaagggcggcgtcgtcggtatCTTCTTCAGCGCCGCTGCCCTGTACTCCCCGTACGGAGGAGGAAAGTACGGGCAGGTCAAGGGTTTTGACAactccgcgacgaacgccgaAG ACTTAACCGTGTGTCTTGGCATTGACTCTAATCAACGTGGATGCCATTCGAGCCAAGGTTCGAACTCCTACCACTGCCACTCCGCGCCCACCTgcctcctccagcagctcgGCCAGGCGGCTAACGCGCACTCGCCTCAGATTGGCTGGGCAAGCGACGGCTTTCCCCTCTATGGCCCCTACGGCAAGGGCGGGGTCGCGATGAAAACCTGTaccgtcaccggcggcaaGTTTGGCACCGATGTTTGTACtaacgacgacggcggctaCTACGGGGAGCTTGCCGGCGTCGACTCGTACAAGTTCCGCTACTACATCCAGGGTCCTGTATGCAGTGACTCATGCGCCAACCCCATCAAAGACCTCCCCGGAGCCGACTATCACCCGCACAGCCCAACTGGCTTTTATGGCTGTTGCCCAAGCGGGGTCACCTGCTCGCTAGCCGTGGCGGCCTGCACTGGCACACCGGCGGACGGTTACGTCAGCGGCTTCACCCCGGTTGCTAAAACAAAGCTGAGCACATTCTGCAACGCATGCTACTCaagcggccaaggcggctcATCCGTCACCACCGGCAGTGGCTGCTCCGCCAAGAGCGCGGGATTCACTCTGGCCACATGCCCAGCCGACGGAACCGGCGTCAACGCTGACTCTCCATCCGTAAAAAGTGCCGCTGCACCCTTTACTGGCGCCGCTATCATTCTGAACATCGCTATGGCCGTTTTCGTCACGATGATGTAA
- a CDS encoding ATP-binding cassette superfamily (multidrug (P-glycoprotein homolog) (ABCB/MDR-type)) yields the protein MVPMLKLFRFYEPADRAMLGVGILFCMIGGVAFPCINIAFGELLDSTASMSNIEETTKNAVMFMVGVALVLGVSLAAGFGLVGWAAARGASNVRRAYLKSMMAQDVAFFDAAKAGELSAATSEKVQILQNGTAKKMGELVQSTFTGVGGLAVGFYFSWELSLVIMAGVPMLAGALYFLVKATTKLTAANPEYEKAGAIATESLTACRVTSALNAQGRVAERYESHLGDAERVATKNLWNISFANGGLFGVMFIMYAAGLWFGAYLISDSTNGAMSNSPCMTGGTVIMVFFAVLIGGFSFGMAGSSIEAVIKARTAAHQLYEVIDRKPKGGDGADARTPTGLALKTPVSGDIMFNAVYFSYTTRPVFRGIDLHIPAGMTVALVGESGCGKSTVTRLLERFYDPSAGTITLDGVDITKLRINELRSAIGVVSQEPLLFNASIRMNIAVGRAGVKHATDVPIAEIESAARAASAHDFIATFPDGYDTVVGGKNSKLSGGQKQRVAIARAALRNPPILILDEATSALDTENERLVQAALDELVAGAHGRRTTIVIAHRLTTVRGADKIVVLGSRDAAGGLAGGGAAEGSVVLEEGTHDKLMEIPGGRYRGLVGIGGSRGTPSASSVSLAGMDRSASQVDLKAKEEEEEEEDKVKDSKDAKGAQKKGPKVKAARIWAYSEPEYPVLAFGGFIALANGCVFPSIAFVFAEMLALFYSHDTDYIMDTAYMLGGIFFAIAVISWCLTGIQGGVFAVIGEKLTTRLRVHLFRAILRQDVAFFDDPDNSVGALTSNLRTDTSTVRAATGQGLGSALQTFGSLCFGLAVAMEASWKYGLVLLAAVPILSIGEMINMQNIATGEAVVSESLSRTAGHISETATMIREVKAFGMEGRMYDIYDSMLKAPHKEERNKALTVALAFGLAQSLTMLFYAFAFWWGAELIAKGELDFYDFMKSLWALGFCAAGAGQAAAFAGDATAAGSAAARIFSLIDRVPPIDTRPGQGLIIPPEQFKGRIEFKGVKFSYPQREAAVLGGLDLVAAPGETIALIGQSGSGKSTAVQLIERFYDPCAGSITLDGVDIRDLDPMWLRQQIGIVEQEPTLFSGTVHDNIAAGKCGEPATRDEVIEAAKISNAHEFVSKMPNGYDSEVGVGGGLVSGGQKQRIAIARAIIGRPRILLLDEATSALDNESERLVQASVDNLLNEENADKRTTFVIAHRLSTIRNATRICILENADGEGAKLVEQGTHDELMKIGGRYTAL from the exons ATGGTGCCCATGCTCAAGCTCTTCAGGTTTTACGAACCGGCGGATAGAGCCATGCTAGGTGTGGGGATCCTCTTCTGCATGATTGGCGGCGTGGCTTTTCCGTGCATCAACATTGCCTTCGGAGAGCTCCTGGACTCCACCGCATCCATGTCCAACATTGAGGAGACGACGAAGAACGCGGTTATGTTCATGGTCGGAGTCGCGCTTGTGCTCGGCgtttccctcgccgcgggcttcggCCTCGTCGGGTGGgccgcagcgcgcggcgcgagcaaCGTGCGCAGGGCATATCTGAAGTCCATGATGGCGCAGGACGTCGCGTTCTTCgacgcggccaaggctggtGAGCTGAGCGCGGCCACGAGCGAGAAGGTGCAGATCCTTCAGAACGGAACCGCGAAAAAGATGGGCGAGCTCGTGCAGTCGACGTTcaccggcgtgggcggccTCGCCGTGGGATTCTACTTTTCCTGGGAACTCTCGCTTGTGATCATGGCGGGGGTGCCCAtgctcgcgggggcgctgTATTTCCTCGTCAAGGCCACCACCAAGCTCACCGCGGCCAACCCCGAGTATGAAAAGGCAGGCGCCATCGCGACTGAGAGCCTCACCGCATGCCGCGTCACCTCGGCTCTCAACGCCCAAGGCCGAGTCGCGGAGAGGTACGAGTctcacctcggcgacgcggagcggGTCGCGACTAAGAACCTGTGGAACATCTCGTTCGCCAATGGGGGTCTGTTCGGGGTCATGTTCATCATGTACGCGGCGGGTCTGTGGTTCGGAGCATACCTCATCTCTGACTCCACGAACGGGGCCATGAGCAA CTCACCGTGCATGACCGGCGGGACCGTGATCATGGTGTTCTTCGCCGTGCTCATCGGCGGTTTCTCCTTCGGGATGGCCGGTTCGTCCATCGAGGCGGTCATCaaggcgaggacggcggcgcaccaACTTTACGAGGTCATCGACAGGAAGCCAAagggcggagacggcgcggatgCACGCACACCCACCGGCCTCGCGCTCAAGACCCCAGTCAGCGGTGACATCATGTTCAACGCCGTCTACTTCTCCTACACCACGCGACCGGTGTTCCGCGGGATCGACCTTCACATCCCGGCGGGGATGACTGTTGCGCTCGTGGGCGAGAGCGGGTGTGGTAAGTCCACCGTGACCCGGCTCCTCGAGAGGTTCTACGACCCGAGCGCGGGCACCatcaccctcgacggcgtcgacatcACCAAGCTTCGCATCAACGAGCTTCGATCCGCCATCGGCGTCGTGTCGCAGGAGCCGCTTCTCTTTAACGCCAGCATCCGCATGAACATCGCGGTGGGCCGCGCCGGGGTTAAACACGCGACGGACGTTCCAATTGCCGAGAtcgagtccgccgcgcgcgcagcctccgcgcaCGACTTCATCGCAACGTTCCCGGACGGCTACGAtaccgtcgtcggcggcaagAACAGCAAACTCTCCGGGGGTCAGAagcagcgcgtcgccatcgcgcgagcggctcTGCGCAATCCGCCCATCCTCATCCTGGATGAGGCAACCTCGGCGCTCGACACCGAGAACGAGCGCCTGGTCCAGGCTGCGCTCGACgaactcgtcgccggtgcccaCGGCAGAAGAACGACCATAGTCATCGCGCATAGGCTCACCACCGTGAGGGGTGCCGATAAGATTGTCGTCCTCGGCTCGCGGGACGCCGCTGGTGGTctcgctggcggcggcgccgcggagggttCGGTGGTACTCGAGGAGGGGACACACGACAAGCTCATGGAGATACCCGGTGGCAGATACCGTGGACTCGTCGGTATCGGCGGCTCCAGGGGCACGCCGTCCGCCTCATCCGTGTCGCTTGCCGGCATGGACAGATCGGCATCCCAGGTTGATCtgaaggcgaaggaggaggaggaggaggaagaggacaAGGTGAAGGACAGCAAGGATGCAAAGGGTGCGCAAAAAAAGGGGCCAAAGGTTAAGGCCGCTAGGATCTGGGCCTACAGCGAGCCCGAGTACCCAGTTCTTGCCTTTGGCGGCTTCATTGCCCTCGCAAACGGGTGTGTCTTCCCTTCCATTGCGTTTGTCTTTGCGGAGATGCTAGCGCTGTTCTACTCCCACGACACTGACTACATAATGGACACGGCCTACATGCTTGGTGGAATTTTCTTTGCAATTGCGGTCATCTCGTGGTGCCTTACAGGTATACAGGGCGGCGTGTTCGCAGTCATTGGCGAGAAGCTCACCACTCGGCTAAGAGTTCACCTTTTCAGAGCGATCCTGCGTCAAGATGTGGCATTCTTCGACGATCCCGATAATTCAGTCGGTGCGCTCACATCCAACCTTCGCACCGACACGTCAACTGTCAGAGCTGCAACGGGTCAGGGTTTGGGCTCCGCACTCCAAACATTCGGCTCTCTCTGCTTCGGTCTCGCGGTCGCAATGGAGGCCAGCTGGAAATACGGCCTCGTGCTCTTGGCCGCTGTCCCCATCTTGAGCATTGGCGAGATGATAAACATGCAGAACATCGCCACCGGGGAGGCAGTCGTGAGTGAGTCTTTGAGCAGAACCGCGGGACACATCTCGGAGACTGCGACGATGATCAGGGAGGTCAAGGCTTTCGGTATGGAAGGACGAATGTATGACATCTATGACTCCATGCTAAAGGCGCCGCATAAGGAGGAGAGGAACAAGGCTCTGACTGTGGCGCTGGCGTTTGGCCTCGCGCAGAGCCTGACGATGCTCTTCTACGCTTTTGCCTTTTGGTGGGGTGCCGAGCTAATTGCGAAAGGCGAGCTCGATTTCTACGACTTTATGAAGTCGCTGTGGGCGCTCGGTTTCTGCGCTGCAGGTGCTGGTCAGGCTGCGGCGTTTGCGGGTGACGCAACCGCGGCTGGCTCGGCCGCGGCCCGAATCTTTTCCCTCATTGACCGGGTGCCGCCCATCGACACAAGGCC CGGCCAAGGCCTTATCATCCCCCCGGAACAATTCAAGGGGCGCATCGAGTTCAAGGGCGTCAAGTTTTCCTATCcgcagcgcgaggcggcggtgctcggcggcctcgacctcgtcgccgcgcccggcgagaCAATCGCACTCATCGGACAGAGCGGCAGCGGCAAGTCCACCGCCGTGCAGCTCATCGAGCGTTTCTACGACCCTTGC GCTGGCTCCATCACccttgacggcgtcgacatcCGCGATCTCGACCCGATGTGGTTGCGCCAACAGATCGGTATCGTCGAGCAAGAACCAACGCTGTTCAGTGGTACCGTGCACGAcaacatcgccgcgggcaagtGTGGCGAGCCCGCAACGAGGGACGAGGTCATTGAGGCTGCCAAGATATCCAACGCGCACGAGTTTGTGAGCAAGATGCCAAACGGGTACGATTCCGAGGttggcgtcggtggcggccTGGTGAGTGGCGGGCAGAAGCAGAGGATTGCCATTGCCCGCGCAATCATAGGCAGGCCccgcatcctcctcctcgacgaagCCACCTCGGCGCTTGACAACGAGTCCGAGCGCCTGGTGCAGGCGAGCGTGGACAACCTTCTCAACGAGGAGAACGCCGACAAGAGAACCACCTTTGTCATCGCACATCGTCTCAGCACAATCCGCAATGCGACCCGCATCTGCATCCTGGAGAACGCAgatggcgagggcgcgaagcTGGTGGAGCAGGGCACACACGACGAGCTCATGAAAATTGGAGGAAGGTACACCGCGCTGA